The DNA sequence CAATCGTGCTTCAATCTTGATTCAATAGATAGGGATTGTATGTGGGCGCAACAAGTCAACAACATCCACGACAACAACAAATCCCACCAAGTGGGGTCGGCCGTGCGAATCTTAGACGCTCGGTTTTACCTAAAACACTATCAAAAGCAAATTGAAGGGTTTCCTATTCACGAATCCGAAACCAAACCTATTAAAACAAGATCGCACAAAACACAATGCTGCAAATACCATGAAATTCTCTTCTAGTCATTGTATAAGTGCTGAAAATGTAAGTTTGAGTACAATGTTAATATCCCATTGCCGTGATCAGTCTCGAAAAAACTGACCTACTTCTTACTTCTTGGAGGCTTTCTTCTTCGAGCTCACGGGCTGCTGCGGCTGCGGCTTGGGATGCTTCTCGGCTTCGCTCGGGTCCAGCCACTTGAGCGAGTGGCGATTGAAGAAGGGCCAATTGGGGACGGTGACCAATGTGGTGAGAACCACACCACCAGCATAAGTCAGAACCATCGTCTGGAAAGACCCAGTGATGTAACCGGCGGCGAATCCAACCACGGCGAACACCAGTAGCAGTATCTGCATCAGCTGCTCAGCTAGCTTTTGCCCTTGCCAATCCATCTGCAAATTATACCACAAAATTAAACAAGTGATCTTCCTCATTCGGATTAATTATCGgatcaaaacaaaattaagcaAATTCGCAACATTCGAAACTGTGCCACAAAAACCCTAGAAACAGTACCTTGAAATGAACTCTGAGGTAAGCACCCCTCTGCAAGctgaaaaattaaacaaatttggaAGCATAAATTACATTACCATAATTTCACAGAAAAAGCaataataaaagagaaaatTGACGAGATCATGAAAATTATTTGGTTGGATATGAATTTATTCAGCCGCCAAAGAACAAAAAAGCACCAAATTCATAAAAGTCGATGACGGAatcgaaaagaaaaatattgaacAAAAATTGGGACTAAATCCCTAGAAACTGAAATtccacgagagagagagagagagagagagagagagagaaaaggagtgAGGTTTTACCTGCGAACGGACCAACTGATGAAAGCACGGGCGAGCGATAAAGGGAGAGACTGAGAATTTCTGAGGGGGcgaaattagaaaaataaaatcgatCCGCTCGTTGAATCTCGGAAAGAGATCGTGGACGTTGATTTTGAATCTGACGGCTGATGAGCACGGCGCATACGTGGTTTGCTCTGGTGGGTTTGATAAATTTCGGGTCGATTAAGTTCCGGGGTTTTTACCGGCCCAATTGAAAGTTCCCCAACTCGCTAGGCCTGCGATTTCTAACCCAGGGATGCCaactccttttctttttattttcattttgtaattattataattactaACGAAAGGGGAGAATTCGAAGTTGTTATATTAGTTTAGAGAAAGAGAGTTTCGAATGTTAAGCGTATGAGTAGAAATTCAACATCTTATTCATTTGGTCAGATACAACTTTTACCAATGGCATTGCCTATATTTTAGGCCAAAAAACTGTTAAATATCGTTTTAGCCTAATCTTTTTTCTCATTaactttttgaaaaaaaaaaatttttttagattaatttaGCTAAATTTGGGAATATTTTTACTTAAAAAGAATTTAAGCTATAACCAATCTAATAATGCATTATCATATGTAAGTTTTTTTCCAACCGACACCATATGATTGTAAACCCCTTCCATGTGAATTTCTTTTCCAAGAAACATTGGTTTTCAATTTGAATCGTGTTCTGCTTCTAACAAAAGCATTTCCAAGGAGCACTTATGAAGCATacaaaaaaagataaataagaagtcttaagttcgattctcgtcaaaaacaaatttatcaCTTATTACCACAGTTTAGTagtatttcttttcacttgtaaatgaaaagtcttaagttcgattctcgccaaaaacaagtttaagggttggtttggtattgttgtgctttgaaaaaaaaaactgctatgagaataagcggctgtgaaaaaaatcagcagtgtttagtaaacttttttgtaaaaatgcttttgaaaaaaaaaagtctgatggtagatcttttcattaaaggagcactgtaactccgtgttctttgaaaaaaaaccaattttccaaagctacaaataacaacttcagctttttcctttgatttcagcttattctcacagcatctTCCAAAATaaaccccttttttttttcagtttaccaaacacctaaaac is a window from the Malus domestica chromosome 16, GDT2T_hap1 genome containing:
- the LOC103452127 gene encoding signal peptidase complex subunit 1; the encoded protein is MDWQGQKLAEQLMQILLLVFAVVGFAAGYITGSFQTMVLTYAGGVVLTTLVTVPNWPFFNRHSLKWLDPSEAEKHPKPQPQQPVSSKKKASKK